CAGGTTCCAGTCGACCCGGCTGGCAAATTTCCTGTCGATCAGCGGCGCCCGGTCACTCATCCGTCGTCTTCTCCTTTCCAGATTGCTAAAATGGCGCGGCCATAGATCAAATCAATGGAAATCATTGGATCACTGCATCTACCGCTATGGCTTGTCCCCCCTAACCATCGTCAGATGGCTGTTCCTCCCCTCCTTTCCAGACTGACGCCCATTGGCCGGTCGAGCCCGGTGGAACGGCGGACGGGATCAGCGGGGAAGCGGCACCAGCGTCAGGCTGTTGCGTCGAAGCTGCGGCACGATAATCACACGCCGCTTGCTGTCGAAACCGATCGAGGCGGGCGAGTCGATGGCGGCCAGCGGGCTGACATTGCCGTCCGGGCCGACGCGAAGAAGCGTGCCGCCGCCAAGGCTGGAGATGATGATCGATCCATCTTCCAGCACGATGATCCCATCGTTGCGCTCATACCCCAAATCTATGCTGCTCAGCAGCTGGCCCTCGGGCGAGCGCAGGAAAAGCCGGGGACTGGACATGGCGACGTTGGCGATATTGCCGGAGGCATCGATCGCAATGCCGTTGGGATTGGCCGCTTCCTTTCCGGAGACGAACAGGCTTACCGTGCCGTCGGGGGCGATGCGGTAGATGCCGCCGGCGACGGATTTGCTCCTGTCGCCCATGTCCGTCACGTACACGGTCCCGTCGCTGGAGATCGCCAGGTCGTTCAGCACCGTGGCGCCCTCCACCCGAACCGAGCGGAGCGGCTTGCCGCTCGCCATGTCGAAACTGCGCACGAAGGGCGTATCGGCCACATAGAATATGCCCTTATGGATTTCCGAGCCGAAGGGGCGGACGAGTTGGACGCCGTCCTTGCCATCGGCCAGCCAATCGCGCTGCCGCAGCGTGCCGTCGGGATTCACGATACTGATGAAGCCGGCGTCGCCAGCGCCCATGCTGGCGACGAGATAGGCGTCGCGTCCCTCGTCATAGACGGCGCTTTCGGGAATCTGGAAGCCGCCGAAGCTGCGCGGCTGGGCCGCGACCGGGGGCGCCGCCAGCAGGAGGCCGATGGTCATCGCATGACGCCACGCCATGTGTGCGGTCAGATATTCTTTCATCGTCGATGCTCCATTGTTTGTTATACGCAATCATATTATGATATATACTATAGAAAATGGAATATTATAGTATGTTTTAAAGTATAGTATTATTTTACTTTCTTCCATGACTATTCTTGCCTGTGGAGACTCCGGCGGGAATGGCGATGTCGAGATGATGACCGGCCCCCGGCCGAAACGGCCGAGCGCAACACGGATTACAAGCCGGCATTCGCTGGCCAGACCCGGGCGCCGGTCAAGACCGCCAACATCGCCTATAGGGTGGAGACGGTGGCCAAAGGGCTCGACACGCCCTGGGCCATGCAATTCCTGCCCGACCGCCGGATATTGGTGACGGAACGGTCCGGCGGCTTCCGCATCGTCGGCCGGGACGGCAGGGTCGGGCCGGCGGTGCCTGCCTCTCCCCCGGTTTTCGCTGAAGGGCAAGGCGGTCTTCTCGACGTGGCGCTCGATCCGGATTTCGCGACCAACGACATCCTGTACTGGACCTTTGCGGAGCGGCGCGCCGATGGCACCAGCAACACGGCCGTTGCCCGGGGCATCCTGAACGCGGGCGGCGCCAGGCCGCAGATCAGCGATGTGTCCGTCATCTTCCGCCAGCAGCCGTCTTGGAAATCCCATCTGCATTTCGGCTCGCGCATCGTTTTCGCGCCGGACGGCAAGCTGTTCCTGACGCTCGGCGAGCGCTCGCTGCCCGAATCGCGCGGTCTTTCGCAGGACCTGGGCACGCATCTGGGCAAGGTGCTGGGGCTGGAGAAGGACGGCTCGCCGGCCGCCGGCAACCCCTTTGCCGGCCGCGACGGCGCGCGGCCCGAAATCTGGTCCTACGGCCACCGCAACATCCAGACGGCCGCGATCGAGCCGGCGACGGGCCGGCTCTGGGTCGTCGAGCACGGCCCGCGCGCGGCGGCGACGAACTGAACCGGGTGGAAGCGGGGCGCAATTATGGCTGGCCGGTCATCACCTATGGCATCGAATATGCCGGCCCGAAGATCGGCGAGGGCACCCGCAGGCTCGATGCTGTGCGGTACGCCTTGAGATAGGTCGCGTCGATCATCACCGTCTTACGCTCGGAAGCATGGGGCGTAGCCAGACCTTCCATCATCCGAAGAAAGACGCCCTTGTCACCCCACCGCTTCCACCGATTGTACAGCGTCTTGTGCGGCCCATAATCCTTCGGTGCATCGCGCCAGCGCAGCCCGTTGCGATTGACGAAAATGATCCCGCTCAAATCCAGTCTCCTCGCCGAGCCTGAATCACACAAAACCAATCATATCAATGGGGCCTGACCCTAGCGTTTCCAGGTCAACGGAAGCAGCCCATGCTGCAACCTCACTCCGTACCGCGAAAATAGGCGACAGAGAAAAAGCCGACGGAGCGACCAAATGTTGCTCCAGATACGCTCTCCGCAGACCGGACCATCTCCGCAAACGGCGCGGAACCGCGCCACTTTCCGGAGTATTTTCCTTTTATATCAATGACTTATGAATATGTGGCGGAGCGGGAGGGATTCGAACCCTCGATACGCTTTTGACGTATACTCACTTTCCAGGCGAGCGCCTTCGACCACTCGGCCACCGCTCCGCATGCGCTGGAAGGCGGCTCCCTATCCTGCGCCGGAGCAGGAGGCAAGTCCATCTGCTTCACTTTATTCATGCGCTGCCCCTTTTCGGACTGCGCGGCATCCTGATCTGCTCGCTCCGGCCCGCGCCCCATCCCAAAGGACGAACGGCGCAGCAGGAGCAGCATGAACCGCATCGACGCAACAACTGTCTGTTGAATGGAAAATCCGCTCAGGCTAGGTTCCGCTCAGCCGCTTGTTTCCCGCCCTGCCCTTTCGCCACCTCTCCCTCCGGCCTTTCGCTCATGATTCGATCCCGTTTCGGTACTTTTCGTGGGCTCATCCGGCTCGCGCTATCCTATCCGCAGGCCGTTTTGCGTCTCGCGGAGGAAAGGCGGCCCGACCCGGCGCGGGTGCGGCGGCTCGTCTTCCTGTGTCAGGGCAATATCTGCCGGAGCGCCTTTGCCGAAGCCGCCGCCCGCTCGGCGGGCCTGCGCGCCGCTTCCTTCGGCCTCTCCGCCGCCAGCGGGAGAGGCGCGCACGGTCCCGCCATCGCCGCCGCCGCAGCCCTGGGCCATGACCTGTCGGCGCACCGGGCGGCGGACATTCGGGACTATGTGCCGGAGGAAGGCGACCTGCTGCTCGCCATGGAGGTGCGCCAGCTTCACCGCCTCGCCGCCGATCCGCGTCTTCGTGACCGGCCGCGCCTGTTGCTGGGCCGGTGGACGCGCCCTGCGCTGCCCCATCTGCACGATCCCTATGGGCTGGACGACCGCTACATGACCCAATGCCTCGCGCGGATCGAAAAGGCGGTCGGGGCTCTGGTCAACACTTTTCCCGGCGCACGGCTTTCCTGAATATCTGCGCCATGTCCCGCATCCACGGCCGGGGATCGGACAAGGTGAGGATATAATAGCGCGTCCGCGGATCGAAAAAGGCGAGGATATAGCCCGCCGCCTCCCGCACCCGATGCACGCGGAAGAAGGGATCGCCGATCCGGCGCGGCGCGAGCAGCAGCCGCGCGAGCCGCTTCGTCTCCGGCACCATGTAGCGCGCCCGCAGCCCCCGATACGGCGAGGCAGCCTGGCCCGAATCCCGCTCCCCCAGTACCGCCCGGCGATAGCCTTCCCAGGCGAAATGCGCCCCGCAATGCCATGCCAGCGGCAGGCTCCCCCAAAAGCGCCCGTTCACTTCCATCAGCCAGTAATGCGTGCCGTCGTGGCGATATTCGACCATTGCCGGTCCTTGCCAGTCCAGCGCCCGCAGCAGCTTTTCGGACAGCGCCATCTGCGCCGCATGGCGCTCCGGAGGCTCCGCGCGGCACAGCGTCGACACCCCGCCTTCGGGCGGCCATTCATGCAGCCGCCGGTGCTGGAAACGGAGCGTGGCCCGCCCGTCCGCCATATGGAGCATCTGCCCCAGTCCCCAGCCGCCGCAATATTCCTGGATCAGCGGCCAGCACCCCACCGGCCGGTAGCGTCCCAGCAGCCGCGCCAGCTCCCCGGCGGAGCGGACATAATCCGCCTTGATCCACTCCAGCCCATGCGCGCCCAGCCGCCGCATGGCCTCGGGCGGATGGGCCCATTTCGCGACCACGGGATAGCGCAGGGCGGCGATCCGCTCCGCGAAATCCTCCCCCGCGACCGGCTGCCAGCTATGCGGCACCCGCAATCCCGCCTCGGCCGCCGCCGCCAGCGTCCGGTTCTTGTCGAGCACCTTTTGCAGCGGCTCCATCCGGGGCACGAGCAGGTGGCAATCCCCGATGCGCGGCGGCAGTCCGGCGAGTTCCAGCAGGTCCGTTTCCGATGTCGCGAACAGGGCCCCCGCGCCCGTGCGCGCGATCAGGTCCGGCAGCCACGCGGCGATGGGCCCATCAGGCCGCTCAAAGGCCGTCGTGCAATAGCGCGACGCCGCCGCCACGCCGGATGTCGACCGCCCGACACCATGGACCGGCACGCCATGCTGGCCCAGTTCCCGCATGATGGTAAGGCCGATCGCGCTGTCCAGACCCAGTATGATGGCGCCGGCAAGGTGCGTCACGCAGGGGCCAGCTTTCGTTCATAGCGCCAGTGGGCCCAAAGCTGCTGCGCCATGCGCGACGCGGTGCGCGCCCGGCTGGGCGGCGCCAGCGTGAAGCCGGGCTTGCCGTCGCCCAGCGATGGGGAAAGATCGGCAAAGCCCCCCGCCTCGACGCCGGGAAGGCGCCGCGCTTCCTCGCACAATCGCTCGAACCGGCGCATCACGGCGCGATTGGGCCGCGCCCGGTCGCGCGAAAGCATTTCGAAACTATGCGTGACGACGACGAAGGCCGCCTGCCGCTCCTGGACGGCATGGCGCAGCCCCACGCGCATTTCGGCGGCGGACATGGCGCAGATCTGCGCGGGGCGGAAGCCGCCCGGACGATCCGCAATGCCCGAAACCGGCACTTCCGTGAGGCCCAGCATCCGATGCGGCCCGGCAAGCCCACTCGCGGAAATGGCGCAATCGCGGCCCAGATAAGCGGGATTGACGCTGCTGTCCCACGCGATGCCGACCTTGGCCAGCGCCCGCAGCGTATCGTCGTTCGCCCCGAAATTCCCGGCGCGGAAGGCGGTGACGGCGGGCGCGCCCGCTTCTTCCAGCAGGCGCTTGCCGCATCCCAGCAGCACTATCTGGTCGGCCAGCGAAAAGTCCCCGATATTCCGGCCCTGCCGCCCGCCGACCGGCGATGACTTCGCCCATTGCAGCCATTCGCTATGGACATGCAGTTGAATCTCATGCCCGCGCCCCACGACCGCATCGACTATGGGCTTCAGGAAATCGGCGCCGTAAAGCAGCGCGGGCAGGGGATCGAGGAAGAAGACGCCCTTCAGGCCGTGCCGCTCCATCAGCGTCATCTGCCATTCGATGCCATAGGCCCGGCCCTCCGCCTCGCCCCAGATGGAGCGGCGCAGATTCTCCTCCAGCCCCAGGCCGCGCTGGTAAAGCGCGGCGGACAATTCCGTGTCGACGGTGATGAGCAGCGTGGTCATGGGCGGTCCGGTCCGGGGGCGACTCATTTTCTAGCGGGCAGATATTAAGGACAGGTAATATGGCCGCCCGATGGACGCTTTCCTACCGATGGGACGGGTGGGGAGCGGACATCAATTGTCCCTCGCCCCATGGGTGAGGGAGAAACCGCCTTCGCGATAGCGTGTAACCTGGCCTCCCGCCCCTCATCCAACGCCTCCCAAGGGGAGAAGGGAAAACCCATGTTCCCTCATGCCCCGAATCCGCCACCGCAATATC
This genomic window from Sphingobium cloacae contains:
- a CDS encoding SMP-30/gluconolactonase/LRE family protein produces the protein MKEYLTAHMAWRHAMTIGLLLAAPPVAAQPRSFGGFQIPESAVYDEGRDAYLVASMGAGDAGFISIVNPDGTLRQRDWLADGKDGVQLVRPFGSEIHKGIFYVADTPFVRSFDMASGKPLRSVRVEGATVLNDLAISSDGTVYVTDMGDRSKSVAGGIYRIAPDGTVSLFVSGKEAANPNGIAIDASGNIANVAMSSPRLFLRSPEGQLLSSIDLGYERNDGIIVLEDGSIIISSLGGGTLLRVGPDGNVSPLAAIDSPASIGFDSKRRVIIVPQLRRNSLTLVPLPR
- a CDS encoding carboxylate--amine ligase is translated as MTHLAGAIILGLDSAIGLTIMRELGQHGVPVHGVGRSTSGVAAASRYCTTAFERPDGPIAAWLPDLIARTGAGALFATSETDLLELAGLPPRIGDCHLLVPRMEPLQKVLDKNRTLAAAAEAGLRVPHSWQPVAGEDFAERIAALRYPVVAKWAHPPEAMRRLGAHGLEWIKADYVRSAGELARLLGRYRPVGCWPLIQEYCGGWGLGQMLHMADGRATLRFQHRRLHEWPPEGGVSTLCRAEPPERHAAQMALSEKLLRALDWQGPAMVEYRHDGTHYWLMEVNGRFWGSLPLAWHCGAHFAWEGYRRAVLGERDSGQAASPYRGLRARYMVPETKRLARLLLAPRRIGDPFFRVHRVREAAGYILAFFDPRTRYYILTLSDPRPWMRDMAQIFRKAVRREKC
- a CDS encoding arsenate reductase/protein-tyrosine-phosphatase family protein; protein product: MIRSRFGTFRGLIRLALSYPQAVLRLAEERRPDPARVRRLVFLCQGNICRSAFAEAAARSAGLRAASFGLSAASGRGAHGPAIAAAAALGHDLSAHRAADIRDYVPEEGDLLLAMEVRQLHRLAADPRLRDRPRLLLGRWTRPALPHLHDPYGLDDRYMTQCLARIEKAVGALVNTFPGARLS
- a CDS encoding polysaccharide deacetylase family protein encodes the protein MTTLLITVDTELSAALYQRGLGLEENLRRSIWGEAEGRAYGIEWQMTLMERHGLKGVFFLDPLPALLYGADFLKPIVDAVVGRGHEIQLHVHSEWLQWAKSSPVGGRQGRNIGDFSLADQIVLLGCGKRLLEEAGAPAVTAFRAGNFGANDDTLRALAKVGIAWDSSVNPAYLGRDCAISASGLAGPHRMLGLTEVPVSGIADRPGGFRPAQICAMSAAEMRVGLRHAVQERQAAFVVVTHSFEMLSRDRARPNRAVMRRFERLCEEARRLPGVEAGGFADLSPSLGDGKPGFTLAPPSRARTASRMAQQLWAHWRYERKLAPA
- a CDS encoding PQQ-dependent sugar dehydrogenase; translation: MAKGLDTPWAMQFLPDRRILVTERSGGFRIVGRDGRVGPAVPASPPVFAEGQGGLLDVALDPDFATNDILYWTFAERRADGTSNTAVARGILNAGGARPQISDVSVIFRQQPSWKSHLHFGSRIVFAPDGKLFLTLGERSLPESRGLSQDLGTHLGKVLGLEKDGSPAAGNPFAGRDGARPEIWSYGHRNIQTAAIEPATGRLWVVEHGPRAAATN
- a CDS encoding PQQ-dependent sugar dehydrogenase; translation: MEAGRNYGWPVITYGIEYAGPKIGEGTRRLDAVRYALR